One Cryobacterium sp. CG_9.6 genomic region harbors:
- a CDS encoding glycoside hydrolase family 15 protein, with protein MSGDVAVDPIRREGYVDLRSYAALGDGRTVALVGLDGSIDWLPIPNLDSTPVFARLLDDAKGGSIELAPVAAFAVTRRYLPQTNVLETTYTTASGIARVTDALVTGLAGQLPWVELARRIDGIEGTVDFCWRITAGTCFATITPRVEMTTHGRIIRAGDLMLAVEGSNHGPDRGGSILAGHFTATVKSHHMLVVAGTKNEPLHLPIPDLTAIGLARTVDNWKHWSDDFNYEGPWADAVQRSALALKLLIHSPSGAIAAAATTSLPENVKGGKNWDYRFAWVRDVTYTVRALVRFGLREETHEAVAWLIQAIRMSDSKLHIFYRLDGSAPGAAKTQDLPGWRGTGPVIVGNDARTQLQLGIFGDLVTAMADYVEAGNVLDAHTRVMLAAVADHVCEVWHQHDSGTWELFDQRDYTASKMGCWQALDSALRLCKLGQIAGDPDRWRVVRGQITEWVAEHCWSEARQSYVTFPGSEQLDASVLLHATSGFDRGPRMSATIDAIRSELGSGALLYRYTGMEAEEGAFVACSFWMASALACVGRHDEAVKLMDELVGLANDVGLYSEMIDPADLSFLGNFPQGLSHLGLINAAITIDELAPR; from the coding sequence ATGTCGGGTGATGTTGCGGTTGATCCGATACGCCGCGAAGGTTATGTAGACCTTCGATCGTACGCTGCACTCGGTGACGGTCGCACCGTTGCCCTCGTCGGATTAGATGGTTCGATCGACTGGCTGCCCATCCCGAATCTTGACTCCACACCCGTGTTTGCACGCCTGTTGGATGACGCCAAAGGCGGTTCGATCGAGCTCGCGCCGGTGGCGGCGTTCGCGGTCACGCGCCGTTACCTGCCGCAGACCAACGTCTTGGAAACGACATACACGACTGCTTCCGGCATTGCACGTGTGACGGACGCCCTCGTCACGGGTCTCGCAGGACAATTGCCTTGGGTGGAACTCGCCCGTCGAATTGATGGCATTGAGGGCACCGTAGATTTCTGTTGGCGCATTACTGCGGGCACCTGCTTTGCGACGATTACCCCACGGGTGGAAATGACCACACATGGCAGGATCATCCGGGCCGGCGATCTCATGCTCGCCGTGGAAGGCAGCAACCACGGACCAGACAGAGGTGGCAGCATCCTCGCCGGCCATTTCACTGCAACAGTGAAATCGCATCATATGCTCGTCGTCGCCGGCACCAAGAATGAACCATTGCATCTGCCCATTCCGGATCTGACCGCGATCGGCCTCGCACGCACCGTTGACAATTGGAAGCACTGGTCTGACGACTTCAATTACGAGGGCCCCTGGGCAGACGCGGTGCAGCGCAGCGCTCTTGCGCTCAAACTACTGATCCACAGCCCGAGCGGCGCGATCGCCGCTGCCGCAACAACATCGTTGCCGGAAAACGTCAAGGGGGGGAAGAACTGGGATTACCGGTTCGCGTGGGTACGCGATGTGACGTATACGGTTCGTGCTCTGGTGCGCTTCGGCCTTCGCGAGGAAACCCACGAGGCCGTCGCCTGGCTCATCCAAGCCATCAGGATGAGTGACTCAAAACTCCACATCTTCTACCGCCTTGATGGTTCAGCGCCAGGCGCAGCAAAGACACAAGATCTGCCGGGCTGGCGTGGTACCGGACCCGTCATCGTCGGTAATGACGCGAGGACGCAACTTCAACTGGGGATCTTCGGTGACCTGGTCACTGCAATGGCGGATTACGTCGAAGCCGGCAACGTGCTCGATGCCCACACCCGCGTCATGCTTGCAGCAGTTGCCGACCATGTGTGTGAGGTATGGCACCAGCACGACTCTGGCACGTGGGAGCTGTTTGATCAACGCGACTATACGGCATCAAAAATGGGATGCTGGCAGGCACTTGACAGCGCCCTACGCCTCTGCAAACTCGGTCAGATCGCCGGCGATCCGGATCGTTGGCGAGTTGTTCGTGGCCAGATCACGGAGTGGGTGGCCGAGCATTGTTGGTCCGAAGCGAGGCAAAGCTATGTCACCTTCCCCGGAAGTGAGCAGCTCGACGCATCTGTTCTCCTGCACGCGACAAGTGGTTTTGACCGAGGCCCGCGCATGTCTGCAACCATTGACGCTATCCGGTCAGAGCTGGGCAGTGGCGCGTTGCTCTACCGTTACACCGGGATGGAAGCGGAGGAAGGAGCGTTCGTCGCATGCTCCTTCTGGATGGCATCCGCCCTCGCCTGTGTCGGCAGGCATGACGAGGCGGTCAAATTGATGGACGAACTCGTCGGTTTGGCGAACGACGTCGGGCTGTACTCCGAGATGATCGATCCGGCAGATCTCTCTTTTCTCGGCAACTTTCCGCAAGGGCTGAGCCATCTCGGGCTCATCAACGCGGCAATCACGATCGACGAGCTCGCGCCGCGGTGA
- a CDS encoding isochorismatase family protein, with product MSEAPQVFRQTRKKRPMLFDKSTTALVLTDPQNDFLSPDGVTWALVGQSVEKNKTVEHIEQLLVAAKASGYGVFVSPHYYFPHDHLWEFGGTLEKMMHEIGMFDRPGPLDLAGFVGSGADWLERFKPFLEDGKTVVCSPHKVYGPEQNDLVLQLRKRGISKVILAGMSANLCVESHLRELLEQGFDVAVVADATAAAQHPELGDGYAAAVTNFNYIAGMVLSTDQAVQMLESAESAGEQ from the coding sequence GTGAGTGAAGCGCCCCAGGTTTTTCGTCAAACAAGAAAGAAGAGACCCATGCTTTTCGATAAATCCACTACCGCGCTCGTGCTGACCGATCCTCAGAACGATTTCCTGAGCCCCGACGGCGTTACCTGGGCTCTGGTCGGTCAGAGCGTCGAGAAGAACAAGACCGTTGAGCACATCGAGCAATTGCTCGTCGCCGCTAAAGCGTCCGGATATGGGGTCTTCGTTTCTCCGCACTACTACTTCCCGCACGATCACTTGTGGGAATTCGGCGGAACCTTGGAAAAGATGATGCACGAAATTGGTATGTTCGATCGCCCAGGTCCTCTGGACCTTGCGGGGTTTGTGGGATCGGGCGCTGACTGGCTGGAACGCTTCAAGCCTTTCCTGGAAGACGGAAAGACAGTCGTGTGCAGCCCGCACAAGGTATACGGGCCAGAGCAGAATGACCTTGTGCTCCAGCTCCGCAAACGCGGAATTAGTAAAGTCATCCTCGCTGGCATGTCGGCCAACTTGTGTGTGGAAAGTCACTTGCGTGAACTTTTGGAACAGGGATTTGACGTGGCCGTCGTGGCCGATGCCACCGCCGCTGCACAGCATCCTGAACTCGGCGACGGGTACGCGGCCGCTGTGACGAACTTCAACTACATCGCAGGGATGGTCCTCTCAACCGATCAGGCCGTGCAGATGCTCGAGTCCGCGGAGTCCGCGGGAGAACAGTGA
- a CDS encoding DUF4383 domain-containing protein, translating into MTRSPNRLVATIFGAVYLLVGLLGFVVTAGVGFIATEGGYLLGIFEVNPLHNIVHLLIGAALLIGGLSSVSGAKAVNSTVGTAYLILGIVGFFIADSSLNILALNTGDHFLHLASAVLLLGVGLVADRSGSSTSMTS; encoded by the coding sequence ATGACTAGATCTCCCAACAGGTTGGTCGCAACAATATTCGGGGCCGTGTATCTCCTGGTCGGCCTGCTCGGCTTTGTCGTCACTGCTGGCGTCGGGTTCATCGCGACTGAGGGTGGTTATCTCCTCGGAATCTTCGAGGTCAACCCACTGCACAACATCGTTCATCTACTCATCGGGGCGGCCCTGCTGATCGGTGGACTTTCAAGCGTGTCAGGGGCGAAAGCCGTGAACAGTACCGTTGGCACGGCCTACCTGATTCTCGGGATCGTCGGGTTCTTCATTGCGGACTCGTCCCTCAACATTTTGGCTCTGAACACCGGGGATCACTTCCTGCACTTGGCTAGCGCTGTGCTTCTGCTCGGAGTCGGGCTCGTTGCGGATCGCTCCGGAAGCAGCACGTCGATGACTTCCTAA
- a CDS encoding alpha/beta hydrolase, which produces METRSTTVNGMAARWLEHGTGSPVILVHGIPTSPKLWRHVMPLVQGRTLAWEMPGYGSSIPDGKDTDLSLSAQAGYLLDWIDSLDLAEPPILVGHDLGGGIAQIAAVRATERFSGLVLTNSVSYDSWPIPSVKAMQRVAPGLTFTPQVVMYPIFVQLIYRGHDNRNVALESLAEHWGPYVSQGAARSMMRQVEALDVQDTLDIADRLVDLNLPARVVWGEADSFQRIAYGERLAADLGATLLRIPGGKHFTPEDHPQDIADAINSLLAAAKEELNA; this is translated from the coding sequence TTGGAAACACGATCGACGACCGTAAACGGTATGGCTGCGCGCTGGTTGGAGCACGGCACGGGCAGCCCCGTTATTCTCGTGCACGGGATACCCACCTCGCCAAAGCTCTGGCGACACGTCATGCCACTGGTTCAGGGCAGGACACTGGCGTGGGAAATGCCGGGCTACGGATCCAGCATCCCTGACGGAAAAGACACTGATCTCAGCCTCTCAGCCCAGGCCGGATATCTCCTGGATTGGATTGATTCCCTTGACCTGGCTGAACCACCGATCCTCGTCGGGCATGATCTTGGAGGAGGAATAGCGCAAATCGCTGCGGTGCGTGCAACTGAGCGATTTTCGGGGCTCGTCCTCACCAATTCGGTGTCCTACGATTCGTGGCCCATCCCCAGTGTAAAAGCGATGCAGCGCGTGGCGCCGGGATTGACGTTTACGCCTCAGGTTGTGATGTATCCGATATTCGTCCAGCTAATCTACCGCGGCCACGACAACCGAAATGTTGCCTTGGAATCCCTCGCCGAACACTGGGGACCGTATGTGTCCCAGGGCGCGGCGCGGAGCATGATGCGACAGGTCGAAGCACTTGATGTCCAGGACACCCTAGACATCGCGGACCGATTGGTGGACTTGAACCTGCCCGCACGGGTGGTGTGGGGTGAAGCCGATTCGTTCCAAAGAATCGCTTACGGAGAGCGGCTCGCAGCTGACCTCGGAGCGACCCTGCTCCGGATACCCGGCGGCAAGCATTTCACGCCCGAAGACCATCCACAGGACATTGCCGACGCCATCAACTCGCTCCTCGCCGCGGCCAAGGAAGAATTGAACGCATGA
- a CDS encoding carboxymuconolactone decarboxylase family protein gives MTRITVHTTDTAPEAVRPELGALAQQFGKVLNIHGAMAHSPVVLHTYIAFQQVIGDYGTFDSRTREAIALVVGNVDECTYCQSAHTISAKAAGLSEDQTIAIREGTVDFEAKLAALLDLARQSTANKGAVKDDAWQTALDAGWTDAELTELSAHIALNLFTNYFNHLVETDLDLPAAPGL, from the coding sequence ATGACCCGCATCACCGTGCACACCACCGACACCGCACCCGAGGCCGTCCGCCCAGAACTCGGTGCACTCGCCCAACAATTCGGGAAAGTCCTCAACATCCACGGGGCAATGGCCCACTCCCCCGTTGTCCTGCACACGTACATCGCCTTCCAACAAGTCATTGGCGATTACGGGACATTCGACAGCCGCACCCGAGAAGCAATCGCCCTCGTCGTCGGCAACGTCGACGAGTGCACCTACTGCCAGTCCGCCCACACCATAAGCGCGAAAGCCGCGGGACTGAGTGAAGATCAAACCATTGCCATCCGCGAGGGCACCGTCGACTTCGAGGCCAAGCTCGCCGCCCTGCTGGACTTGGCGCGCCAAAGCACCGCCAACAAGGGCGCAGTGAAAGACGACGCGTGGCAGACCGCCCTCGACGCCGGATGGACCGATGCTGAACTCACCGAGCTCTCGGCCCATATCGCACTCAACCTTTTCACCAACTACTTCAACCACCTCGTCGAGACCGACCTCGACCTACCGGCAGCCCCAGGACTCTAA
- a CDS encoding antibiotic biosynthesis monooxygenase has product MTLTVILDLQLKPEAVAAAPAMLRKILDQTRVFEGCLGVDVLIDTDDAAHVILLERWASAEVDAAYREWRAGAGSAELTELGSLLDDAPKISQFQTASDI; this is encoded by the coding sequence ATGACCCTCACTGTAATTCTCGACCTTCAACTCAAGCCAGAAGCAGTTGCGGCCGCACCGGCAATGCTGAGAAAGATCCTCGACCAGACCCGGGTATTCGAGGGCTGCCTGGGCGTTGACGTGCTCATCGATACTGACGATGCTGCACACGTGATCCTCCTGGAACGTTGGGCGTCAGCTGAAGTAGATGCGGCCTACCGTGAATGGCGCGCCGGGGCAGGTTCGGCTGAGCTGACCGAGTTAGGGTCACTCCTTGACGACGCTCCGAAAATCTCACAGTTTCAGACCGCCAGCGACATCTGA
- a CDS encoding sulfur reduction protein DsrE has product MPDLKIAVVIYEPITSDASRVYRGLKTALEFKQAGDDVIVVFDGSGVETLAAITAPSHKMNPLAVALKDNIRGACGFCVTSHGVSDEIAAGGWNLLTEYKGEASVRNLVIEGYQILSF; this is encoded by the coding sequence ATGCCAGATTTGAAAATTGCCGTCGTTATCTATGAGCCGATCACCTCCGACGCCTCACGCGTCTACCGCGGCCTCAAGACTGCCCTCGAATTCAAGCAAGCAGGCGATGATGTCATCGTCGTCTTCGACGGCTCCGGCGTTGAAACGTTGGCCGCGATCACCGCGCCCAGCCACAAGATGAATCCCCTCGCCGTAGCGCTCAAGGACAACATCCGCGGTGCGTGCGGGTTCTGCGTCACCTCCCACGGGGTCTCCGACGAAATCGCTGCGGGCGGCTGGAACCTACTCACTGAGTACAAGGGCGAAGCGAGCGTCCGAAACCTCGTGATCGAGGGCTACCAGATTCTCAGCTTCTAA
- a CDS encoding TetR/AcrR family transcriptional regulator: protein MNSTFAPPAPSARVRLLASASRLFHKHGINATGIDLVVRDAGVAKASLYNNFAGKEALVVAYLEEELNGWVDHARTLDDPRWSPRERVAALFEALALSVESHTFYGCPFTNAVIELPECVSVRQVADRYRDAVRTHLSELVQEDTGTSAVSRLVLLYDGAITAAKVAHDAGLVREASAMAQELV, encoded by the coding sequence ATGAACTCCACGTTTGCACCGCCGGCGCCGAGCGCGCGGGTGCGCCTGCTCGCATCTGCTAGTCGTCTTTTCCACAAACATGGCATCAACGCCACGGGAATTGATCTCGTCGTTCGTGACGCGGGGGTGGCGAAGGCGAGCCTGTACAACAACTTCGCCGGCAAGGAGGCGCTCGTGGTGGCGTACCTGGAGGAAGAACTCAACGGATGGGTCGATCACGCCCGAACGCTGGACGATCCCCGGTGGTCGCCGCGGGAAAGGGTTGCTGCCCTCTTCGAAGCGCTCGCGCTCTCTGTCGAATCGCACACCTTCTACGGCTGTCCCTTCACCAACGCGGTGATCGAACTTCCGGAATGTGTATCGGTGCGGCAGGTCGCCGACCGTTACCGCGACGCGGTTCGCACGCATCTTTCCGAACTCGTTCAGGAGGACACCGGCACGAGCGCCGTTTCCCGCCTCGTTCTTCTCTATGACGGCGCCATCACTGCCGCGAAGGTCGCCCATGACGCTGGACTGGTTCGCGAAGCCAGCGCCATGGCGCAGGAACTCGTTTAG
- a CDS encoding DUF427 domain-containing protein, with amino-acid sequence MRTYQSHRWVRAVVGDTIIADSRDPLLFWEAGSPIPGYAFSPESVRMEFLSETLPPQERHCFDFFGPKSEVSRWFDIVVGERLIPHAAWVLTGLEDRVALSWQPGTIDRWLEEDVQVFGHPRDPFHRVDALPSSRHVTASANGVVLADTRNPVVLFETDLPTRYYFPAGDVNTDVLVPAAITSVCPYKGTADRYWDVAGQVDLTGAVWSYSSPFAAVGEIRNRLAFYNELVDITVDGIAQKRPASPFSKKEQRPA; translated from the coding sequence ATGCGAACATATCAAAGCCACCGTTGGGTGCGCGCGGTCGTTGGCGATACGATAATCGCGGACAGCCGGGACCCGCTGCTGTTTTGGGAGGCTGGTTCTCCGATCCCGGGTTACGCATTTTCGCCTGAGAGTGTGCGCATGGAGTTTCTGTCTGAAACTCTGCCACCACAAGAGCGCCACTGCTTCGACTTCTTCGGCCCGAAGAGTGAGGTGTCGAGGTGGTTCGACATCGTGGTCGGAGAGCGGCTCATCCCGCACGCGGCGTGGGTGCTGACCGGTCTCGAAGATCGCGTCGCTCTGAGCTGGCAGCCCGGAACCATCGACCGGTGGCTTGAGGAGGACGTCCAAGTATTTGGACACCCCCGAGATCCGTTCCATCGCGTTGATGCGCTCCCGAGCAGTCGGCACGTGACCGCCTCCGCCAACGGCGTCGTGCTCGCCGACACCCGCAACCCGGTCGTGCTCTTCGAGACTGACCTTCCGACCCGGTATTACTTCCCGGCGGGCGACGTCAATACTGACGTTCTCGTGCCCGCAGCGATCACAAGTGTGTGTCCGTACAAGGGAACCGCGGATCGATATTGGGACGTGGCCGGACAAGTGGACCTCACCGGGGCGGTCTGGAGTTATTCAAGCCCGTTTGCGGCCGTCGGAGAGATCAGGAACCGACTCGCCTTCTACAATGAACTCGTCGACATCACCGTCGACGGCATTGCCCAGAAGCGACCAGCAAGCCCGTTCAGCAAGAAAGAGCAGCGCCCGGCTTGA
- a CDS encoding ABC transporter substrate-binding protein → MIAPKKGRVAAKVAAQVLIVGAALALSACSSGDPLSNGAASTSADETTVTVGSAAFSENVILANIYGQALEANGFTVEYKLNIGAREAYVPALQAGEIDLIPDYSGNLLTHFERDATANTASDVLTALQAALPTGLEVLDPSMAEDKDSFVVTAEYAAKNQLKSIADLKNVGTFALGSSPEFLTRPQGLAGFEKVYGITDIKFTAISDNGGPATLKALLDNTIQVADIYTTTPSILANKLVTLEDPKDLIAAQQVIPLVSASKNSSKLTEVLNTVSATLTTQDLLELNTRVSGDSKTDPAEAAKDWLATAKLL, encoded by the coding sequence ATGATCGCACCCAAGAAGGGCCGGGTTGCTGCCAAGGTCGCTGCCCAAGTACTCATCGTCGGCGCCGCACTTGCTCTGAGCGCGTGCTCGTCAGGCGACCCGCTGAGCAACGGCGCCGCCTCCACGTCCGCCGACGAGACGACGGTCACCGTCGGTTCTGCCGCATTTTCGGAGAACGTGATCCTCGCGAACATTTACGGACAGGCACTGGAAGCAAATGGCTTCACTGTTGAGTACAAACTCAACATCGGTGCCCGCGAAGCGTACGTTCCCGCGCTCCAGGCCGGGGAGATCGATCTCATCCCCGACTACAGCGGCAACCTGCTAACCCACTTCGAGAGGGATGCCACCGCAAACACGGCAAGCGATGTGCTCACCGCGCTACAGGCGGCCCTGCCGACTGGTCTTGAGGTGCTTGACCCCTCGATGGCGGAAGATAAGGACTCGTTCGTCGTCACGGCCGAATACGCGGCCAAGAATCAACTCAAATCCATCGCTGACCTGAAAAACGTGGGTACCTTTGCTCTGGGCTCCAGTCCGGAGTTCCTGACCCGTCCCCAAGGCCTGGCCGGATTCGAGAAAGTTTATGGGATCACCGACATCAAATTCACGGCGATCTCCGATAATGGTGGCCCAGCAACCTTGAAGGCACTGCTCGATAACACGATCCAAGTGGCGGACATTTACACCACGACACCGTCGATCCTGGCGAACAAGCTAGTCACGCTCGAGGACCCTAAAGATCTCATTGCGGCCCAGCAGGTCATCCCCCTGGTGTCCGCAAGCAAGAACAGCAGCAAGCTTACCGAGGTCCTGAACACGGTTTCGGCTACCCTGACCACTCAGGATCTACTTGAACTGAACACTCGAGTCTCCGGTGACTCAAAGACCGACCCAGCAGAGGCTGCCAAAGACTGGCTGGCCACAGCCAAGCTGTTATAA
- a CDS encoding ABC transporter permease — translation MNLLLQGFAWIFDPAKWTSVPGSPSIAVRLAEHLAYGAEALLLAAIIALPIGLAIGHTGRGRSVGIAMANATRALPTLGLLSLFILLLGIGDLPTVVVLAILAIPPLLAGAYSGLESVDRETVYAARAVGMTEWQVLLMVELPLALPLILGGIRASALQVISTATVAAYFSGGGLGRYLIDGLASHDYIQMVAGSILVTALALIVDALFALIQRFSVLPGVSGGTVHSKRKSHVRPPRPIAQLGKPIQEGSYQ, via the coding sequence TTGAATCTCCTCCTGCAAGGCTTTGCCTGGATATTTGATCCCGCGAAGTGGACGAGCGTTCCTGGCAGTCCCTCCATTGCCGTCCGGCTCGCCGAGCACCTCGCATACGGCGCGGAGGCGCTTCTTCTTGCTGCGATCATCGCGCTACCAATAGGTCTTGCGATTGGGCATACCGGTCGGGGGAGATCGGTTGGCATCGCCATGGCCAATGCCACGCGGGCTCTGCCTACCCTCGGATTGCTCTCGTTGTTCATTCTCTTGCTCGGAATTGGTGACCTGCCGACGGTGGTTGTGCTCGCCATCCTTGCGATCCCGCCTTTGCTCGCTGGCGCTTATTCGGGCTTGGAGTCCGTCGATCGGGAAACGGTGTACGCGGCCAGAGCAGTCGGGATGACCGAGTGGCAGGTCCTGCTCATGGTCGAGCTGCCGCTGGCGTTGCCGCTCATCCTCGGTGGCATCCGAGCAAGCGCACTCCAGGTCATTTCCACAGCCACGGTCGCTGCCTATTTCTCTGGCGGTGGTCTCGGTCGCTACCTCATCGATGGCCTCGCCTCGCACGACTACATCCAGATGGTCGCCGGCTCGATCCTCGTAACAGCGCTGGCGCTCATCGTCGACGCCCTGTTCGCGCTGATCCAAAGGTTTTCCGTCCTACCAGGGGTATCTGGTGGAACGGTTCACAGTAAGAGAAAGTCCCACGTTCGGCCACCTCGTCCGATCGCGCAGTTGGGGAAACCCATCCAGGAAGGAAGCTATCAATGA
- a CDS encoding ABC transporter permease gives MAWVWGNFDQIWALTLSHVVLSVIPVVVGVILSVPLGWLASHYQLTRSILLLVSGVLYTIPSLALFIILPGVLGTGILDPTNVVVALSIYAVALMVRSAADAFASVPAEVQDSATAVGFSPLQRFLAVDLPLAGPVLLAGIRVVSVSTVSIVTVGSVIGVSTLGNLFLDGFQRFFLAEIITGIVTVLLLAIVFDAVLVLLGRLTMPWNRRLTPSRTRRLAASQPQAVPR, from the coding sequence ATGGCCTGGGTATGGGGCAACTTTGACCAGATCTGGGCTCTCACTCTCAGCCACGTTGTGCTGAGCGTCATCCCGGTAGTGGTGGGCGTCATACTCTCGGTTCCGCTCGGCTGGCTCGCAAGCCACTACCAGCTCACTCGGTCGATTCTGTTGTTGGTCAGTGGCGTCCTCTACACGATCCCCTCGCTCGCTCTGTTCATCATCCTCCCGGGGGTCCTGGGCACCGGGATCCTCGACCCGACTAATGTGGTCGTCGCCCTATCGATCTACGCCGTGGCGCTCATGGTCCGTTCCGCCGCAGACGCATTCGCTTCCGTGCCCGCCGAGGTGCAGGACTCAGCAACAGCGGTGGGATTTTCGCCTCTCCAGCGCTTTCTCGCCGTCGATCTGCCGCTCGCGGGTCCCGTGCTGCTCGCGGGAATAAGGGTGGTCTCCGTCAGCACGGTGAGCATCGTAACTGTCGGCTCGGTGATCGGGGTGTCCACCCTCGGCAACCTCTTTCTCGATGGGTTTCAACGGTTCTTTCTCGCGGAGATCATCACGGGCATTGTGACCGTGCTGCTGCTGGCGATCGTTTTCGATGCAGTGCTGGTGCTTCTCGGCCGCCTCACGATGCCCTGGAACCGCCGGCTTACCCCCTCTCGTACTCGTCGGCTCGCAGCCAGCCAGCCCCAGGCGGTGCCCCGTTGA
- a CDS encoding ATP-binding cassette domain-containing protein: protein MIEFRAVSKQFPGGTLAVDSFSLVIPSRQFTVFVGSSGCGKTTMLRMINRMVEPSSGQVLIDGDDVATGDAVKLRRSIGYVMQQSGLLPHRKVIDNVATVPYLRGVPKKRARADALELLRTVGLDDSLASRYPSQLSGGQQQRVGVARALAVDPNILLMDEPFGAVDPLVRAELQTELLRLQHELDKTIVFVTHDIDEAFLLGDHVVIFRTGGIVAQQGSPAEILANPASEFVAKFIGTERGKRRLTISGTPAQEGEFLLVDGNGHPAGILSTDTLPPQGGIQPAGQGPKSRSISNKTDQAGDA from the coding sequence ATGATCGAGTTCCGCGCAGTTTCGAAGCAGTTCCCCGGCGGGACCCTTGCGGTTGACAGTTTCAGCCTCGTTATTCCTTCTCGCCAGTTCACGGTTTTCGTTGGATCGTCGGGCTGTGGGAAGACGACCATGTTGCGCATGATCAATCGGATGGTCGAGCCGAGTTCGGGGCAGGTGCTCATCGATGGCGACGATGTCGCAACCGGAGATGCCGTGAAGCTTCGTCGCAGCATCGGTTACGTCATGCAGCAGTCGGGCTTGCTGCCGCACCGCAAGGTCATCGACAATGTCGCCACGGTTCCCTATCTGCGGGGAGTTCCCAAAAAGAGGGCGAGAGCCGACGCGCTCGAGTTGTTGCGCACAGTCGGTCTTGATGACTCGTTGGCCTCCCGCTACCCGTCCCAGCTCTCCGGCGGGCAGCAGCAGCGGGTGGGCGTTGCGCGCGCCCTCGCTGTGGATCCCAACATTCTCCTGATGGACGAGCCGTTCGGAGCTGTCGACCCGCTCGTTCGCGCAGAATTACAAACGGAGCTTCTTCGTCTGCAACACGAACTCGACAAGACGATCGTCTTCGTAACGCACGATATCGACGAGGCCTTTCTGCTCGGCGATCACGTGGTGATCTTCCGCACGGGCGGCATCGTTGCCCAACAGGGAAGCCCGGCCGAGATTCTGGCCAACCCGGCGAGCGAATTCGTCGCCAAGTTCATCGGGACAGAGCGCGGCAAGCGCCGCCTGACGATTTCTGGCACTCCCGCGCAGGAAGGTGAATTTTTGCTCGTCGACGGCAACGGGCACCCCGCGGGCATCTTGTCGACGGACACCTTGCCACCGCAAGGTGGCATACAGCCAGCGGGGCAAGGTCCGAAGTCTCGCAGCATTTCCAACAAGACGGATCAGGCCGGCGACGCCTGA
- a CDS encoding GAF and ANTAR domain-containing protein → MNAISRTALVTDAFVKLAAALVGEYDVVDVLHILVEQSVLLLDVDAAGLLLADQNGVLQVLASTNEESQLVEILQSQAGVGPCVDAYRTGTVVTIDDIASAESAQYPDFQTAALSQGFRSVHAIPMRLRPNTIGALNLFRTTTGTLTLEDAAIGQALADVATISILHKRSVRDNTAVNEQLQRALNSRVLIEQAKGVIAQRNQLTINDAFNRLRTYARAHNESIHDSAEKVINNTVQL, encoded by the coding sequence ATGAACGCGATAAGTCGCACAGCGCTAGTCACTGACGCCTTCGTCAAACTGGCTGCCGCCCTGGTAGGCGAGTATGACGTTGTAGATGTTTTGCACATCCTGGTGGAGCAGTCCGTTCTGCTGCTCGACGTCGACGCTGCCGGACTGCTCCTGGCCGACCAAAACGGCGTCCTGCAGGTTCTCGCTTCCACAAACGAAGAAAGCCAACTCGTGGAGATACTGCAGAGCCAAGCCGGGGTGGGCCCGTGTGTTGACGCCTACCGCACCGGCACGGTGGTAACGATCGACGATATTGCCTCTGCTGAAAGCGCTCAGTATCCGGATTTTCAGACCGCCGCTCTCTCGCAAGGTTTCCGATCCGTGCACGCTATTCCCATGCGCTTACGCCCCAACACCATCGGTGCACTCAACCTCTTCCGCACCACCACCGGCACTCTCACACTGGAGGACGCGGCAATCGGTCAAGCCCTCGCAGATGTCGCAACCATCAGCATCCTGCACAAGCGCAGCGTGCGCGACAACACGGCCGTGAACGAGCAGTTGCAACGGGCGCTCAATAGTCGGGTTCTCATTGAGCAGGCTAAAGGCGTCATCGCCCAGCGCAACCAACTCACCATAAACGATGCCTTCAACCGTCTGCGCACCTACGCACGCGCCCACAACGAATCCATACATGACAGCGCCGAAAAGGTGATCAACAACACCGTGCAGTTATAG